A genomic stretch from Limnobacter thiooxidans includes:
- a CDS encoding D-amino acid dehydrogenase, translated as MKALVLGAGLTGITSAWFLKKEGFDVTVVDRQPAAAMETSFANGGQISVSHAEPWANPGAPKKVLKWLMKEDAPLLFRLRADARQWRWGMQFLRECTPEKTRHNIIQMVNLGTFSRSTLQELRAETGIEYNCLTKGILHFYTNQQEFDDALEPAEIMREFGCDRKVITSDEAVRLEPALASVKDKIAGATFTEADESGDAHRFTQNLAKLCADQGVQFHYDTAILGLDTEGGQISGVRVRGTDGQVQVLKADKYLLCMGSYSPMLVKDLGVDLLIYPAKGYSATLQIDDASKAPQVSLTDDEYKLVFSRLGDKLRIAGTAELNGYSTELNDVRCKAITRRVMELFPGMANPDNAVYWTGLRPATPSNVPYIGLSKIPNLYLNTGHGTLGWTHSCGSGRSIASIMNGKQPELDFAFTGISSKKGEALAAA; from the coding sequence ATGAAAGCACTTGTTCTTGGCGCCGGTCTTACCGGCATTACTTCCGCCTGGTTTTTGAAAAAAGAGGGGTTTGACGTCACTGTTGTAGACCGTCAACCCGCAGCCGCCATGGAAACCTCGTTTGCCAATGGTGGGCAAATTTCGGTTTCTCACGCAGAGCCTTGGGCCAACCCAGGCGCCCCCAAAAAGGTGCTGAAGTGGTTGATGAAAGAAGACGCACCCCTGTTGTTCCGTCTGCGTGCCGATGCGCGCCAGTGGCGCTGGGGCATGCAGTTTTTGCGTGAATGCACGCCCGAAAAAACCCGCCACAATATCATTCAGATGGTGAACCTGGGTACGTTTAGCCGCAGCACGCTTCAGGAATTGCGCGCCGAAACAGGCATTGAATACAACTGCCTGACCAAGGGCATCCTGCACTTTTACACCAACCAGCAGGAATTTGATGATGCGCTGGAACCCGCTGAGATCATGCGTGAATTCGGTTGCGATCGCAAAGTGATCACATCGGACGAAGCAGTTCGTCTTGAGCCGGCACTGGCCTCAGTCAAAGACAAAATCGCAGGGGCAACCTTCACTGAAGCCGATGAAAGCGGCGATGCACACCGATTCACTCAGAATCTGGCCAAGTTGTGTGCAGACCAGGGTGTTCAGTTTCACTATGACACAGCCATTTTGGGGCTGGATACCGAGGGTGGTCAGATCAGCGGTGTTCGGGTTCGGGGTACAGACGGTCAAGTGCAGGTGTTGAAGGCCGACAAGTATTTGCTTTGTATGGGCAGCTACAGCCCCATGCTGGTCAAAGACCTGGGCGTGGATTTGCTAATTTATCCGGCCAAGGGCTATTCCGCCACCTTGCAAATCGACGACGCCAGCAAGGCACCCCAAGTCAGCCTGACCGACGACGAGTACAAACTGGTTTTCAGTCGCCTGGGTGACAAGCTGCGCATTGCAGGTACAGCTGAACTGAATGGCTACAGCACCGAATTGAACGACGTGCGTTGCAAGGCGATTACCCGCCGGGTGATGGAATTGTTCCCCGGCATGGCCAATCCCGACAATGCGGTGTACTGGACTGGCTTGCGCCCAGCCACCCCCTCCAATGTGCCCTACATTGGCTTGTCAAAAATCCCCAACCTGTACCTCAATACAGGCCACGGCACACTGGGCTGGACGCACTCCTGCGGTTCAGGTCGCTCAATTGCGTCCATCATGAATGGCAAGCAGCCCGAGCTTGATTTTGCATTTACTGGAATTTCTTCCAAGAAGGGCGAGGCCTTGGCCGCTGCCTGA
- the hemF gene encoding oxygen-dependent coproporphyrinogen oxidase translates to MTPSELNQVKQYLQGLQASIVEGIGQFETKPFLNDSWDRAEGGGGCSRVLEEGSLLERGGVNFSHVMGDKLPGSATASRQGLAGASFEAMGVSLVFHPRNPYVPTVHMNVRLFAATTVEGESVWWFGGGMDLTPYYGAEEDARHFHQTCKNALDPFGAHYHADFKKWCDEYFYLKHRKEPRGVGGVFFDDFSELGFEQSFAMTRSVGDAFLKAYLPIVERRMNMAYGERERDFQAYRRGRYVEFNLVFDRGTLFGLQSGGRTESILMSMPPQVKWRYDWQPEAGTPEAALYTDFLVDRDWV, encoded by the coding sequence ATGACTCCTTCCGAGCTGAATCAGGTCAAACAGTATCTTCAAGGCTTGCAAGCCAGCATTGTTGAAGGGATTGGACAGTTCGAAACCAAACCGTTTCTGAACGATTCCTGGGACCGTGCGGAAGGCGGTGGTGGTTGCAGCCGTGTGCTTGAAGAGGGCAGCCTGCTTGAACGCGGTGGCGTGAATTTCAGCCACGTGATGGGTGACAAATTGCCAGGCTCGGCCACAGCAAGCCGACAAGGCTTGGCAGGCGCAAGTTTTGAAGCCATGGGCGTTTCACTGGTGTTTCACCCACGCAACCCGTATGTGCCCACTGTGCACATGAATGTGCGGCTGTTTGCAGCCACCACCGTAGAAGGTGAATCGGTGTGGTGGTTCGGTGGCGGCATGGACCTGACCCCCTATTACGGCGCGGAGGAAGATGCCAGGCATTTTCATCAAACCTGCAAAAACGCGCTCGACCCATTCGGTGCGCATTACCACGCCGATTTCAAAAAATGGTGCGACGAATATTTTTACCTGAAGCATCGCAAGGAACCCCGAGGAGTGGGTGGTGTGTTTTTCGACGACTTTTCCGAACTGGGTTTCGAGCAGAGTTTTGCAATGACACGCAGCGTGGGCGATGCCTTCCTGAAAGCCTATTTGCCCATTGTTGAACGACGCATGAACATGGCCTATGGTGAGCGCGAACGCGATTTTCAAGCCTACCGCCGGGGTCGCTATGTTGAATTCAATTTGGTGTTTGACCGCGGCACGCTGTTTGGCCTGCAAAGCGGCGGGCGTACTGAATCAATCCTGATGAGCATGCCGCCCCAAGTTAAATGGCGTTATGACTGGCAACCGGAAGCAGGAACACCGGAAGCGGCCTTGTACACCGATTTTCTTGTAGACCGCGACTGGGTTTGA
- a CDS encoding non-ribosomal peptide synthetase, with amino-acid sequence MSASNSATDSGKRIFDQVHVLFQNACIQYPDHIAVEHGLQRVTYQELLNRVHDIHVLLQAHAMGKGKIVALHGERSIDVIACVLAVWASGATAMLMESSLPEHRRNLMLQTVPTSLVACCGPEFEFGSTPSANVTKAPQVPVKLPLQNHNEDRAYIAFTSGSTGVPKAIVGSHNGLSQFLIWQSTEFKTGPHDRFAQFTNLSFDVWFRDVFTPLISGATVCIPDTPHPGARAAFEFLSESRITATHLVPSIANVWINTHHPVAPIALKHAFFAGEPLEGALVNKWRHVFPDCQIVNLYGPTETTLAKHFKRIDSTVKEGIQPVGHSIEGSNTFVLSEDGTLCAPGQVGEICISTPYGSHGYLTRAGLESPYVSGLIPESDTVPLYRTGDLGRKNHSNEIEILGRKDEQIKINGVRIDLMEVKSVLVAHPAIRDAFVCTRQQAFTKSIVAFVEPGDCSETDIFKFLKDRLPSVMVPGKLHLRDALPRLPNGKIDRRALMDEVNLQHTTFDGLQPGQSRSVADQVEKIWIEILENPDVSRSQNFFDAGGNSLSIVVLHEKIEKLFCLHLPLVQLFQTTTIETQTHAIEALLNTDPDKQTLAGQGPPTSKPGGRQRFIAARTRHRTGDTT; translated from the coding sequence ATGTCTGCTTCAAACTCGGCAACTGACTCAGGAAAACGGATCTTTGATCAAGTTCATGTGTTGTTCCAGAATGCCTGCATACAATACCCGGACCACATTGCAGTTGAACACGGCTTGCAACGGGTCACGTATCAGGAATTGCTGAACCGGGTTCATGACATTCATGTGCTGCTGCAGGCCCATGCAATGGGCAAAGGAAAAATCGTTGCTTTACACGGTGAGCGTTCCATCGACGTGATTGCCTGTGTACTCGCTGTTTGGGCCAGTGGTGCAACTGCCATGTTGATGGAATCTTCCCTGCCCGAACATCGACGAAACCTGATGCTTCAAACTGTGCCAACCAGCCTGGTGGCCTGCTGCGGACCTGAATTTGAATTTGGCAGCACTCCATCAGCGAATGTAACCAAAGCACCTCAAGTTCCGGTCAAACTGCCATTGCAAAATCACAATGAAGATCGCGCCTACATTGCTTTCACGTCTGGATCAACCGGTGTACCCAAGGCCATCGTGGGCAGCCACAATGGCCTTTCGCAATTTCTGATTTGGCAAAGTACCGAATTCAAAACAGGCCCGCATGACCGTTTTGCACAATTCACCAACCTGTCATTTGACGTGTGGTTTCGGGATGTATTTACCCCGCTGATCAGTGGTGCGACCGTGTGCATACCCGACACACCACACCCCGGTGCGCGCGCGGCATTTGAGTTTTTATCCGAGAGCCGAATCACGGCCACACACCTGGTGCCCTCCATTGCCAATGTGTGGATCAACACCCACCACCCTGTCGCCCCCATCGCATTGAAGCATGCATTTTTTGCCGGTGAACCACTGGAAGGCGCACTGGTGAACAAATGGCGACATGTATTTCCAGACTGCCAGATCGTTAATCTGTATGGCCCCACCGAAACCACGCTGGCCAAACACTTCAAGCGCATTGACTCGACAGTGAAAGAAGGCATTCAGCCTGTGGGGCACAGCATTGAAGGATCGAACACATTCGTTCTCTCCGAAGACGGCACATTGTGCGCGCCGGGCCAGGTGGGCGAAATCTGCATTTCCACGCCCTATGGCTCACATGGGTACCTGACACGCGCAGGTCTTGAATCTCCCTATGTCAGCGGCTTGATTCCAGAGTCCGATACGGTGCCTTTGTACCGCACGGGTGATCTTGGGCGCAAGAACCACAGCAACGAAATCGAGATATTGGGCCGCAAGGATGAACAGATCAAGATCAATGGGGTGCGGATCGATTTGATGGAAGTGAAGTCTGTACTTGTTGCACACCCCGCCATTCGCGATGCATTTGTGTGCACACGTCAACAGGCCTTTACCAAATCCATTGTGGCGTTCGTAGAACCCGGCGATTGCAGCGAAACCGACATTTTCAAGTTTCTGAAAGACAGGCTACCTTCGGTCATGGTCCCCGGCAAGTTACACCTGCGTGACGCGCTGCCTCGCTTGCCCAATGGCAAGATCGACCGCCGGGCGCTGATGGACGAGGTCAATCTTCAACACACGACGTTCGATGGCCTGCAACCGGGCCAGTCCAGATCTGTTGCCGATCAAGTTGAAAAGATCTGGATTGAGATTCTTGAAAATCCGGATGTGTCCCGCTCGCAAAACTTTTTTGATGCGGGCGGAAACTCGCTGTCCATCGTGGTGCTGCACGAAAAAATTGAAAAACTTTTCTGCCTGCATCTGCCTTTGGTGCAGCTTTTTCAAACAACCACCATTGAAACCCAGACGCACGCGATAGAAGCCCTGCTCAACACAGATCCTGACAAACAGACATTGGCAGGCCAAGGTCCTCCCACCTCAAAACCGGGTGGCAGACAACGGTTCATTGCTGCACGAACACGTCACCGAACAGGCGATACAACATGA
- the purD gene encoding phosphoribosylamine--glycine ligase translates to MKILVIGSGGREHAMAWRICQTPGVTKVFVAPGNGGTALEAKMENVPISDLAELADFAQKEQVHLTVVGPEAPLAAGVVDLFRQRGLRIFGPAKLAAQLESSKDYAKAFMKRHKIPTAEYETFTDAAKAHDYVNAKGAPIVIKADGLAAGKGVVVAMSLEEAHQAIDDMLLGNSMGSAGSRVVIEEFLDGEEASFIVMVDGVNALAMASSQDHKRLLDGDLGPNTGGMGAYSPAPVVTPTMHARVMREVIYPTIAGMKKDGLVYTGFLYAGLMIDDKNDIKVLEFNCRMGDPETQPIMMRLKSDFVNLLDHAIDGTLDKVEAEWDRRTALGVVIAAHNYPQTPRAGDEITLRGQASDEAVVFHAGTIEKNGKAVTAGGRVLCATALGDTVRQAQAKAYELVDTVSFDGMQFRSDIGYRAINRK, encoded by the coding sequence ATGAAAATTTTGGTGATCGGATCAGGCGGCCGCGAACACGCCATGGCTTGGCGAATCTGCCAAACCCCGGGCGTGACAAAAGTATTCGTGGCGCCTGGCAATGGCGGCACAGCGCTTGAAGCCAAAATGGAAAATGTACCCATCAGCGACCTGGCTGAGCTGGCTGATTTTGCCCAGAAAGAGCAGGTGCACTTAACTGTAGTTGGTCCGGAAGCACCGTTAGCCGCTGGCGTTGTAGACTTGTTCCGCCAGCGCGGCCTGCGTATTTTTGGCCCGGCGAAGCTGGCTGCGCAACTGGAAAGCTCGAAGGATTACGCCAAAGCCTTTATGAAGCGCCACAAAATTCCAACGGCTGAATATGAAACATTCACCGATGCGGCCAAGGCCCATGATTATGTGAATGCCAAGGGTGCCCCCATCGTGATCAAGGCCGATGGCCTTGCTGCCGGCAAGGGCGTGGTGGTGGCCATGAGCCTTGAAGAAGCGCACCAGGCCATTGACGACATGCTGTTGGGCAACAGCATGGGCAGCGCGGGCTCGCGCGTGGTCATCGAAGAATTTCTGGACGGCGAGGAAGCCAGCTTCATCGTCATGGTGGATGGAGTGAATGCATTGGCCATGGCCAGCAGCCAGGATCACAAACGCCTGCTAGATGGCGACCTGGGTCCCAACACCGGGGGCATGGGCGCATACAGCCCCGCACCTGTGGTCACGCCAACCATGCATGCCCGTGTCATGCGAGAAGTGATTTACCCCACCATTGCAGGCATGAAAAAAGATGGTTTGGTGTACACAGGTTTTCTGTACGCCGGCCTGATGATCGACGACAAAAACGACATCAAGGTGCTGGAGTTCAACTGCCGCATGGGCGACCCTGAAACACAGCCCATCATGATGCGCCTGAAAAGCGACTTCGTGAACCTGCTGGACCACGCCATTGACGGCACACTCGACAAGGTGGAAGCCGAATGGGACCGCCGCACAGCCCTGGGTGTAGTGATCGCAGCGCACAACTACCCACAAACACCCCGTGCCGGCGATGAAATCACCTTGCGTGGACAAGCCAGCGATGAAGCAGTTGTTTTCCATGCTGGCACCATCGAGAAAAATGGCAAGGCAGTGACAGCGGGTGGGCGCGTACTGTGCGCCACCGCTTTGGGCGACACGGTACGCCAGGCACAGGCCAAGGCCTACGAACTGGTAGACACCGTCAGTTTTGATGGCATGCAGTTTCGCAGCGACATTGGTTACCGCGCCATCAATAGAAAATGA
- the mscL gene encoding large conductance mechanosensitive channel protein MscL, whose protein sequence is MSLLKDFKAFAVKGNVIDLAVAVIIGGAFSGIVKSLVDDVIMPVVGRIFGSLDFSNLYLPLAEVPADVAPTLAAVKAAGVPVLAYGSFVSVLINFTILAFIIFMMVRQVSKLTQALVKKEEEAPAAPAPTPEDVLLLREIRDALKQK, encoded by the coding sequence GTGAGTTTGCTCAAGGATTTCAAGGCGTTTGCAGTAAAAGGCAATGTAATTGACTTGGCAGTGGCGGTGATTATCGGTGGTGCATTCAGCGGCATTGTGAAAAGCCTGGTCGATGATGTGATCATGCCTGTGGTGGGTCGAATATTCGGCAGCCTCGATTTTTCCAATCTGTATTTGCCGCTGGCAGAAGTTCCGGCTGACGTGGCGCCGACCCTTGCTGCCGTCAAAGCTGCGGGAGTGCCCGTGTTGGCATATGGCAGCTTTGTCTCGGTGCTGATCAATTTCACCATCCTGGCTTTCATTATTTTCATGATGGTGCGTCAGGTGAGCAAACTGACCCAAGCCCTTGTCAAGAAAGAAGAAGAGGCGCCAGCAGCACCTGCGCCAACTCCTGAAGATGTACTTTTGCTGCGTGAAATCCGCGACGCTTTGAAACAGAAGTAA
- a CDS encoding YebC/PmpR family DNA-binding transcriptional regulator has translation MAGHSKWANIQHRKNRQDEKRGKVWTKIIREVSVAARVGGGDVATNPRLRLAIEKAADANMPKDNVQRAIAKATGEAEGVNYEEIRYEGYGVGGAAVIIDCMTDNKVRTVAEVRHALTKHGGNLGTDGSVSFMFKHCGQFIFAPGHSEDAIMELALENGGDDVVTSEDGVIEVTCPVPEFHTLKTAFESAGMAFENAELTMKPASETELDGDDAVRMQKIIDMLEDLDDVQQVYTNVIINE, from the coding sequence ATGGCAGGACACAGTAAATGGGCCAATATTCAACACCGGAAAAACCGCCAGGACGAAAAACGCGGCAAGGTGTGGACCAAAATCATTCGTGAGGTCAGCGTGGCAGCCCGCGTGGGCGGTGGCGACGTGGCCACCAACCCCCGTTTGCGTCTGGCCATTGAAAAGGCGGCCGATGCCAACATGCCCAAGGACAACGTGCAGCGCGCCATTGCCAAGGCTACGGGTGAAGCCGAGGGTGTGAACTACGAAGAGATTCGCTACGAAGGCTATGGCGTGGGCGGTGCGGCCGTCATCATCGACTGCATGACTGACAACAAGGTGCGCACAGTGGCCGAAGTTCGCCACGCCTTGACCAAGCACGGTGGCAACCTGGGCACAGATGGCTCGGTGTCTTTCATGTTCAAGCATTGTGGCCAATTCATTTTTGCCCCCGGACACAGCGAAGATGCCATCATGGAACTGGCGCTGGAAAATGGCGGGGACGATGTGGTGACATCCGAGGACGGTGTCATTGAAGTGACCTGCCCCGTGCCCGAATTTCATACCCTGAAAACCGCATTTGAGTCAGCAGGCATGGCGTTTGAAAACGCCGAGCTGACCATGAAGCCGGCCAGCGAAACCGAACTGGACGGCGATGACGCGGTTCGCATGCAAAAGATTATTGACATGCTGGAAGACCTGGATGACGTGCAGCAGGTCTACACCAACGTGATCATCAACGAATAA
- a CDS encoding LysE family transporter translates to MNLDMWVTCFVASWIFSLSPGAGSVFSMTNGLNYGFKRGYFGVIGLVLGLWIVFLAVVVGLGAIIQASPLAFNILKWAGVAYLFYLGLDQWRSKGSPVKVKEEHGTPVSIMSLIAKGVALNVVNPKGYIFMLAVIPQFIEYSAPLTPQYLIIAMTFAFTDLVVMAGYTGLAAKALVYLKTEAHMSMLNKVFGALFMAAAMVLATFHQVHQVS, encoded by the coding sequence ATGAACCTCGACATGTGGGTTACCTGCTTTGTAGCCTCCTGGATATTCTCCCTTTCACCCGGCGCCGGCTCCGTGTTCTCCATGACAAATGGCCTGAACTACGGCTTCAAGCGTGGCTACTTCGGTGTCATTGGTTTGGTTCTCGGCCTCTGGATTGTTTTTCTCGCAGTGGTTGTGGGTTTGGGTGCAATCATCCAGGCCTCGCCCCTTGCCTTCAACATCCTGAAATGGGCTGGGGTCGCCTACCTGTTTTACCTGGGTCTTGATCAATGGCGATCAAAAGGATCACCGGTGAAAGTGAAGGAAGAACATGGCACACCCGTAAGCATCATGTCCCTGATTGCAAAAGGCGTGGCTTTGAATGTAGTGAACCCGAAGGGCTATATTTTCATGCTTGCGGTTATTCCTCAATTCATCGAATACAGCGCGCCGCTTACACCGCAGTACTTGATCATCGCAATGACCTTTGCGTTCACTGACCTGGTGGTCATGGCGGGCTACACGGGCCTGGCGGCGAAAGCCTTGGTCTACCTGAAAACAGAGGCCCACATGAGCATGCTCAACAAGGTATTTGGCGCCCTGTTCATGGCAGCAGCCATGGTGCTTGCAACCTTTCACCAGGTCCATCAAGTGAGTTGA
- a CDS encoding type I polyketide synthase has protein sequence MKPSEKHDTTSLDQDNTIAIVAMACNIPQASNTDELWNLLMQKHSTITDLNNEQILRTGISASALSNPSYVKKAGILDDIDKFDSQYFDISAKEADVLDVQQRKMLEAAVHLLNQANIDPGRCAKRIGIFAGSGFSSYLFGILERTDLVDALGEMIIRHGNDKDFLCPRISYKLNLKGPSVNVQTSCSTGLVAVHTACQSLLLHECEMAIAGAVYIRVPQDTGYLHQADSVLSSDGICRPFDSNSDGTIFTNGLGLVLLKRLEDAIQDGDEIVAVIRASAINNDGSQKVGFTAPSVTGQVNVLREAIQIAGIDAADMQYIEAHGTGTALGDPIEMEAIKQAYGENGQPCGLGSLKSNFGHFNIAAGVIGLIKAALILKHKTIPATLHVDKVNPTLGLEQSRFFVTQHSTPLNTSAPQLVAVSAFGMGGTNSHVILQNFETKAPPTSKQSDEFNIFTLSAKSENALNALLIKHIDYFANKPEASFADAAHTAFYCRPHFPNRISFVARRHDEALALLQAGRFNRHLEKEPEKLAFLFSGQGTQHIHMGSQLASKSAQFNQNLEQVLDVFLTEQSVDLRSCLWHEEKAAEIANTETTQPLLFAVEYALAKTLIESGIMPRYVLGHSLGELVAASISGIFDLSTAAAVVVKRAQCMARCEPGSMIAVEDIDCLQALIQARSISVAAHNSPRQFVVSGTHEAIEAAIEILDFKAVGYQRLKTSHAFHSQMMRPAAAEFFEFLKAQKLNEARIPLVSNITGQVLAEYEYKNPIYWSDHLLRTVQFAKSVQSLHELGVSHFVEIGHGYAMGNLIQANKPRNSQGSTSKVVQALGSTDEEYACFLNTIAAAWALSGQLVLAPYVQGHNKVSLPVYPFDKTRHWIEPVIGFRKQLAPVATMQANPPANEAAIATCAESATIKPEAITPGNADDNPVEAIVADIYSTYLGEGTVDREQSFFDLGGNSLIAIQMINKLRETFKLDIPLRGFYENSSVSAVSFQIAQKLLEDEANV, from the coding sequence ATGAAACCTTCTGAGAAGCACGACACCACTTCGCTGGATCAGGACAACACGATCGCGATTGTGGCCATGGCTTGCAACATTCCCCAGGCCAGTAACACCGATGAACTGTGGAACTTGTTGATGCAAAAACATTCCACAATCACCGACCTAAATAATGAGCAAATACTGCGCACAGGCATTTCAGCCTCCGCATTGAGCAACCCGAGCTATGTCAAAAAAGCGGGCATTCTCGACGACATCGACAAGTTCGATTCGCAGTACTTTGACATCAGCGCCAAAGAGGCGGACGTGCTCGACGTGCAACAGCGCAAAATGCTGGAAGCAGCCGTTCACCTGTTGAATCAGGCCAACATCGATCCTGGCCGTTGCGCAAAACGCATCGGGATATTTGCAGGTTCGGGATTCAGCTCCTACCTGTTTGGCATTCTGGAACGAACAGACCTGGTGGATGCATTGGGTGAAATGATCATTCGCCACGGGAATGACAAGGACTTTCTCTGCCCCAGAATTTCCTACAAACTGAATTTGAAAGGCCCCAGCGTGAATGTGCAAACTTCATGCTCAACTGGCCTGGTCGCTGTGCACACAGCCTGCCAAAGCCTGCTGCTTCACGAGTGCGAAATGGCGATTGCCGGTGCGGTCTATATCCGGGTACCCCAGGACACGGGCTATCTTCACCAGGCCGACAGCGTGTTGTCTTCAGACGGAATTTGTCGCCCCTTTGATTCGAACTCCGATGGCACCATCTTCACCAATGGATTGGGTCTTGTGTTGCTGAAAAGGCTGGAAGACGCCATACAGGACGGAGATGAAATTGTTGCAGTCATCAGGGCCTCGGCCATCAACAACGATGGCTCCCAAAAGGTTGGCTTCACCGCCCCAAGCGTGACAGGTCAGGTCAATGTGCTACGCGAGGCCATTCAAATCGCAGGCATTGACGCGGCCGATATGCAGTACATCGAAGCGCACGGCACGGGTACGGCGCTAGGCGACCCTATTGAAATGGAAGCAATCAAACAGGCCTATGGCGAAAATGGCCAGCCTTGCGGCCTGGGGTCATTGAAGTCCAATTTTGGTCATTTCAACATCGCTGCAGGTGTGATTGGGTTGATCAAGGCCGCCCTGATCCTGAAGCACAAAACAATACCGGCGACACTGCATGTGGACAAGGTCAATCCCACACTGGGGCTGGAGCAATCGCGCTTTTTTGTGACCCAACACAGCACACCCCTGAACACCAGCGCACCCCAGCTTGTGGCGGTCAGCGCCTTTGGCATGGGCGGTACAAACAGTCATGTCATTCTGCAAAACTTCGAGACCAAGGCACCGCCAACAAGCAAGCAAAGCGATGAGTTCAACATATTCACGCTATCCGCCAAATCCGAAAACGCCTTGAATGCGCTGCTCATAAAACACATTGACTACTTTGCAAATAAACCAGAAGCATCATTTGCCGATGCAGCACACACAGCCTTCTATTGCAGACCCCATTTTCCAAACCGAATTTCGTTTGTAGCCCGCCGCCATGACGAGGCCTTGGCATTGCTGCAGGCTGGCCGATTCAACCGGCACCTGGAAAAAGAGCCTGAAAAACTTGCCTTTTTGTTTTCGGGACAAGGAACTCAGCACATCCACATGGGCAGCCAGCTGGCCAGCAAATCAGCGCAGTTCAATCAAAACCTGGAACAGGTGCTGGATGTATTCCTCACCGAGCAGTCAGTGGACTTGCGCAGTTGCCTTTGGCATGAAGAAAAAGCTGCTGAAATTGCCAACACCGAGACCACACAACCCTTGCTGTTTGCCGTTGAATACGCACTGGCAAAAACATTGATCGAATCGGGAATAATGCCCAGGTATGTGCTTGGGCACAGCTTGGGTGAATTGGTGGCCGCCTCCATATCCGGGATTTTTGATTTGTCCACCGCCGCAGCAGTGGTCGTGAAACGCGCACAGTGCATGGCCCGTTGCGAACCTGGCAGCATGATTGCCGTTGAGGACATTGACTGCCTGCAAGCCCTGATTCAGGCACGCTCAATTTCCGTCGCTGCTCACAATTCGCCACGACAATTTGTGGTGTCTGGCACGCACGAAGCCATAGAAGCTGCCATTGAAATTCTTGATTTCAAGGCTGTGGGGTACCAACGCCTGAAAACCTCTCACGCATTTCACTCCCAAATGATGCGCCCAGCTGCTGCGGAGTTTTTCGAGTTCCTGAAGGCGCAAAAACTGAATGAAGCGCGCATCCCCCTTGTGTCAAACATCACGGGCCAGGTGCTTGCTGAATATGAATACAAGAATCCGATTTACTGGTCAGATCATTTGCTTCGAACCGTGCAGTTTGCAAAATCGGTTCAATCTCTGCATGAACTCGGTGTTAGTCATTTTGTGGAAATCGGTCATGGTTACGCCATGGGCAATCTCATTCAGGCCAACAAGCCCCGCAATTCGCAAGGCTCAACAAGCAAGGTTGTTCAAGCCCTCGGGAGCACCGATGAAGAATATGCCTGCTTCCTGAATACCATTGCTGCCGCATGGGCCTTGTCAGGACAACTTGTACTGGCTCCCTATGTACAAGGCCACAACAAAGTGTCCCTGCCGGTGTACCCCTTTGACAAAACACGCCACTGGATAGAACCTGTCATTGGTTTTCGCAAACAGCTTGCGCCTGTCGCCACCATGCAGGCAAATCCGCCGGCAAATGAGGCGGCCATTGCAACTTGCGCGGAATCTGCCACCATCAAACCCGAGGCGATCACCCCTGGCAACGCCGATGACAATCCGGTTGAAGCCATTGTGGCTGACATTTATTCCACCTATCTGGGAGAGGGCACAGTGGACCGTGAACAGTCATTTTTTGATTTGGGCGGAAACTCACTGATTGCAATCCAGATGATCAACAAGCTGCGAGAAACATTCAAGCTGGACATTCCGCTTCGTGGCTTTTACGAAAACAGTTCTGTGTCGGCGGTGTCATTTCAGATTGCGCAAAAACTGCTGGAGGATGAAGCCAATGTCTAG